A genomic stretch from Erwinia sp. E_sp_B01_1 includes:
- the dpaL gene encoding diaminopropionate ammonia-lyase — translation MSTFTLKMQIADNASFAPVRSALFTRETAKAARNFHSKIPGYRPTPLYSLPTFASALGVQQVLVKDESQRFGLNAFKMLGGAWAIARLLCEEYALDINAFSFDTFRKQHPKPITFATTTDGNHGRGVAWAARQLGQHAVIYMPKGSAQARVNHITDLGAECIVTDMNYDDTVRLTMRTAEEKGWKVVQDTAWEGYTSVPTWIMQGYATLADEAVEQMQAMECGAPTHVFLQAGVGAMAAGVLGYLSDVYVPGTLHAVVVEPDKADCLFRSAALGKIVNVGGEMNTIMAGLACGEPNPLGWPLLRDCVRQFISCEDRVAALGMRVLGNPLGDDPRIISGESGAPGMGVLAAILHHPQAQQLKNTLKLTPHSRVLLINSEGDTDPQHYREVVWEGKFSSGNDKE, via the coding sequence ATGTCAACGTTTACGTTAAAGATGCAGATAGCCGACAACGCCAGCTTCGCGCCTGTACGGTCGGCGCTTTTCACCCGTGAAACGGCGAAAGCGGCGCGTAATTTCCACAGCAAAATACCGGGTTACCGGCCTACTCCGCTCTACAGTCTGCCAACCTTCGCCTCTGCACTGGGCGTGCAACAGGTGCTGGTGAAGGATGAATCTCAGCGTTTTGGGCTGAACGCGTTCAAAATGCTGGGGGGTGCATGGGCAATCGCCCGCCTGCTTTGTGAAGAATATGCATTGGATATCAACGCCTTTTCCTTTGACACCTTTCGCAAACAGCACCCTAAACCCATCACATTCGCCACCACTACCGACGGTAATCACGGGCGCGGCGTTGCCTGGGCTGCCCGTCAGCTGGGGCAGCATGCGGTGATTTACATGCCAAAAGGCTCTGCACAGGCGCGGGTTAACCACATCACCGACCTTGGCGCCGAGTGCATCGTCACCGACATGAATTACGACGACACGGTGCGTCTGACCATGCGCACCGCCGAAGAAAAAGGCTGGAAGGTGGTTCAGGACACCGCATGGGAAGGCTATACCAGCGTCCCAACCTGGATAATGCAGGGCTACGCCACGCTGGCCGATGAGGCCGTGGAGCAAATGCAGGCGATGGAGTGCGGCGCGCCAACCCATGTTTTCTTACAGGCGGGCGTGGGGGCGATGGCCGCAGGGGTACTTGGCTATCTCAGCGACGTTTACGTCCCAGGTACCCTGCATGCCGTGGTGGTTGAACCTGACAAAGCAGACTGCCTGTTCCGTTCTGCAGCCCTGGGCAAAATCGTCAATGTCGGCGGCGAGATGAACACCATTATGGCGGGCCTGGCCTGCGGGGAACCTAACCCTCTTGGCTGGCCTCTGCTACGGGATTGTGTCCGGCAGTTTATCTCCTGCGAAGACCGGGTTGCCGCCCTGGGCATGCGCGTGCTGGGGAATCCCCTTGGGGACGATCCACGCATCATCTCAGGCGAATCAGGCGCGCCGGGCATGGGCGTATTGGCTGCCATTCTCCACCATCCGCAGGCACAGCAGCTCAAAAACACTCTCAAACTTACCCCTCATTCTCGCGTGCTGTTGATCAACAGTGAAGGCGATACCGATCCTCAGCATTACCGTGAAGTGGTGTGGGAAGGGAAATTCAGTTCCGGAAACGACAAGGAGTAA
- the ygeW gene encoding knotted carbamoyltransferase YgeW, whose amino-acid sequence MDEINTLLHVISQKKSALSKKDFLLTWEQTRDELEQVLAIAEAMKSLRERNIDTRVFNNGLGISVFRDNSTRTRFSYASALNLLGLTQQDLDEGKSQIAHGETVRETANMISFCADAIGIRDDMYLGAGNAYMREVGEALDDGFAQGVLPQRPALVNLQCDIDHPTQSMADLAWLKEHFGSLENLKGKKIAMTWAYSPSYGKPLSVPQGIIGLMTRFGMDVTLAHPEGYDLIPDVLDVARQNARASGGSFRQVSSMEEAFKDADIVYPKSWAPWQVMQQRTTLLRSQDAAGLKALEQQCLQQNAGHQHWHCTEEMMKLTRNGKALYMHCLPADITGVSCEAGEVEASVFERYRIETYKEASWKPWIIASMILARKFADPAAVLANCLSKAQPRIKY is encoded by the coding sequence ATGGATGAGATCAACACGCTTCTGCACGTTATCAGTCAAAAGAAATCGGCCCTGTCGAAGAAAGACTTTCTCCTCACCTGGGAACAAACGCGTGACGAACTGGAACAGGTGCTGGCTATCGCCGAAGCGATGAAAAGCCTGCGTGAACGCAACATCGATACCCGCGTGTTTAACAATGGCCTGGGCATTTCTGTTTTCCGTGATAACTCCACCCGCACCCGCTTTTCTTACGCCTCAGCGTTGAATCTGCTGGGACTTACGCAGCAGGATCTGGATGAAGGTAAGTCGCAGATTGCGCATGGCGAAACGGTACGGGAAACCGCCAACATGATCTCCTTCTGTGCCGATGCCATTGGTATCCGCGACGATATGTACCTCGGTGCAGGCAACGCCTATATGCGTGAAGTGGGTGAAGCGCTGGATGATGGTTTTGCACAGGGGGTTCTGCCTCAACGTCCTGCGCTGGTCAATCTGCAATGCGATATCGATCACCCCACCCAATCGATGGCCGATCTGGCCTGGCTGAAAGAGCATTTTGGCAGCCTGGAAAATCTTAAAGGCAAAAAAATCGCCATGACCTGGGCTTATTCCCCGAGCTACGGCAAACCGCTGTCGGTGCCGCAGGGCATTATCGGGCTGATGACCCGGTTTGGTATGGACGTCACGCTTGCCCACCCTGAAGGCTATGACCTGATCCCGGATGTGCTGGATGTTGCCCGTCAGAATGCCAGGGCATCAGGCGGCAGCTTCCGCCAGGTCAGCAGTATGGAAGAAGCCTTTAAGGATGCGGATATTGTCTATCCCAAATCCTGGGCACCCTGGCAGGTGATGCAGCAGAGAACCACGCTGCTGCGCAGTCAGGATGCAGCCGGCTTAAAAGCGCTGGAACAGCAGTGCCTGCAACAAAACGCCGGCCATCAACACTGGCACTGCACGGAAGAGATGATGAAGCTGACCCGCAACGGCAAAGCCCTCTATATGCACTGCCTGCCTGCTGATATTACCGGAGTCTCCTGTGAGGCAGGCGAAGTGGAAGCCAGCGTCTTCGAGCGTTACCGCATTGAGACCTACAAAGAAGCCAGCTGGAAGCCGTGGATTATCGCCAGCATGATCCTCGCCCGCAAATTTGCAGACCCCGCAGCGGTACTGGCGAACTGCCTGAGTAAAGCACAGCCGCGCATCAAATACTGA
- a CDS encoding sigma 54-interacting transcriptional regulator, whose translation MSDRQDPPTTLMTIQSTILNFSSLLSNVLKLEVEVVDHHLARIAGTGPYSSRYGQIPESNTTLLRNVIETQKEVVVVDSRFNPLCQHCQQRGACKERAFIGVPVIGPERCLGVISLIAVSNEQHQSLCKNADMFTQYIWHVSRLLVANLASDKQKQPRSQAVWPLLMSNMDQGVIVRDQEGRIKMINERATDLLHLPQASLLEKFMTIEPLSRQQNSCEGHIQHRIMLDDRQTLLTGQLHAIGQQSLFLLAFHQSASKEFFPQEDETPAIERLVGKSSGMKKLKRLIIRIASSPTSVMILGESGTGKEVVARAIHRLSHRHDKPFVAINCAAIPENLLESELFGYVKGAFTGAAPGGRPGLIQSANGGTLFLDEIGDMPLNLQARLLRAIETREVLPVGASRPVPVNIRIISATHQDLQGFIQHKRFREDLYYRLNVIPLTLPPLRERDNDVELLLHYFLNFHSMRIGCAYPGVSPEVVRLLQRHRWPGNVRELSNLVEYLVNIVPEGEVIDSALLPPVFHAAGERMPERIMLLPEEEFADEESSAASLKRMERKLIEEALHRSRNKKQIADELGIGMATLYRKIKKYGLV comes from the coding sequence ATGAGTGACAGGCAGGATCCACCCACCACATTAATGACGATTCAGTCCACCATCCTTAACTTCAGCAGCCTTCTTTCCAATGTGCTGAAGCTGGAAGTTGAGGTTGTTGATCACCACCTTGCCCGGATCGCCGGTACCGGCCCCTACAGCAGTCGTTATGGCCAGATCCCCGAAAGTAATACCACGCTGCTCAGAAATGTTATTGAAACGCAAAAAGAGGTCGTGGTGGTGGATTCGCGGTTCAATCCACTTTGTCAGCATTGCCAGCAACGGGGAGCCTGCAAAGAAAGAGCTTTTATCGGCGTACCTGTTATTGGACCAGAGCGATGCCTGGGGGTGATAAGCCTGATAGCGGTCAGCAACGAGCAGCATCAGAGCCTGTGCAAGAATGCGGATATGTTCACGCAATATATCTGGCATGTTTCCCGGCTACTGGTCGCCAATCTGGCCAGTGATAAGCAGAAACAGCCCAGGAGCCAGGCAGTCTGGCCATTGTTAATGAGCAATATGGATCAGGGGGTGATCGTCCGGGATCAGGAGGGCAGGATTAAGATGATCAATGAACGCGCAACCGATCTTCTTCACCTTCCTCAGGCGAGCCTGCTGGAAAAATTTATGACTATTGAGCCTCTGAGCCGCCAGCAGAACAGCTGCGAAGGGCATATTCAGCACCGTATTATGCTGGACGATCGCCAGACATTACTCACTGGCCAGCTGCATGCTATCGGCCAGCAATCGCTGTTTTTGCTGGCCTTCCACCAGAGTGCGTCAAAAGAGTTTTTCCCGCAGGAGGATGAGACACCAGCCATTGAACGGCTGGTGGGGAAGTCATCAGGGATGAAAAAGTTAAAACGATTAATTATTCGTATCGCCTCCAGCCCGACCAGCGTCATGATCCTGGGAGAAAGCGGCACCGGAAAAGAAGTTGTTGCCCGGGCTATCCACCGCCTCAGCCATCGTCATGACAAACCCTTTGTGGCGATAAATTGTGCCGCCATTCCTGAAAATCTGCTCGAAAGTGAGCTTTTTGGCTATGTAAAAGGGGCATTTACCGGGGCCGCGCCGGGAGGGCGTCCTGGGTTAATTCAGTCTGCGAACGGCGGGACGTTGTTTCTGGATGAAATCGGGGATATGCCGCTTAATTTACAGGCGCGCTTGCTGAGGGCAATTGAAACCAGGGAAGTATTACCGGTAGGAGCCAGCCGGCCTGTTCCTGTCAATATCCGCATTATTTCTGCGACACATCAGGATCTTCAGGGATTTATTCAGCATAAACGCTTTCGCGAAGACCTCTATTACCGGCTGAATGTGATCCCTCTGACGCTGCCCCCTCTGAGGGAGCGGGATAATGATGTGGAACTGCTGCTGCATTACTTCCTTAATTTTCATTCCATGCGCATTGGCTGTGCCTATCCCGGCGTCAGTCCGGAAGTCGTCAGGCTGCTTCAGCGTCACCGGTGGCCGGGAAACGTCAGGGAGCTCAGTAATCTGGTGGAGTATCTGGTGAATATCGTTCCCGAAGGTGAAGTGATCGACAGCGCGTTGTTGCCACCGGTATTTCATGCCGCGGGTGAGAGGATGCCAGAACGGATAATGTTGCTGCCGGAGGAGGAGTTTGCGGATGAAGAGAGTAGTGCGGCCAGCCTGAAACGTATGGAGAGAAAACTTATCGAAGAAGCGCTGCACCGGAGCCGCAATAAAAAGCAGATCGCCGACGAACTGGGTATCGGTATGGCCACTTTGTACCGCAAAATAAAAAAATATGGTCTGGTCTGA
- a CDS encoding NTP transferase domain-containing protein codes for MKQCIMLAAGLSSRMGVWKMMLPWKTGTVLDSALHHALEFCDRVILVTGYRGEELAQRYAGHAGIRLCPNSRFRQGMFSSVQCGASLLSGERFFVVPGDMPAIDPQVYATLWQHASDRCLHPRFEKGNGHPVLLPAALIPLILAAPQESNLREIMQARGRTSVPVTTPAIHWDLDTPQQYRALQAICP; via the coding sequence ATGAAACAGTGCATTATGCTGGCTGCGGGTCTCTCCTCCCGCATGGGAGTGTGGAAAATGATGCTCCCCTGGAAAACGGGAACCGTGCTGGACAGTGCCCTGCATCACGCGCTGGAGTTTTGCGATCGGGTCATCCTGGTTACCGGCTATCGAGGGGAAGAACTGGCCCAGCGTTACGCAGGCCACGCTGGCATTCGGTTATGCCCTAACAGCCGTTTCAGACAGGGAATGTTTTCGTCGGTTCAGTGTGGGGCGTCTCTCCTGTCGGGCGAGCGTTTTTTTGTTGTGCCTGGCGATATGCCCGCGATTGATCCCCAGGTTTATGCCACGCTGTGGCAGCACGCCAGCGACAGATGTTTGCACCCCCGTTTTGAGAAAGGAAACGGACATCCGGTATTACTTCCCGCTGCCCTGATCCCACTGATCCTTGCCGCTCCACAGGAAAGTAATCTGCGTGAAATCATGCAGGCCAGAGGGAGGACAAGCGTACCGGTCACCACGCCTGCCATTCACTGGGATCTGGATACGCCCCAACAATATCGGGCGTTACAGGCCATCTGTCCCTGA
- a CDS encoding (2Fe-2S)-binding protein produces the protein MNTISLKVNGIRVEKQVDDNRRLLDFLREDLQLTGTKEGCSVGECGACTIIMNGKSLCSCLLLAAQCDGAEITTIEALQFDEPGRKLQQAFVRHGGVQCGFCTPGVLMSTKALLDNHPQPDDSQIAEALEGNLCRCTGYHPIITSIKAVLKER, from the coding sequence ATGAACACAATCAGTCTCAAAGTGAACGGGATCCGCGTGGAAAAGCAGGTGGATGATAATCGCCGTCTGCTGGATTTTCTGCGGGAAGATTTGCAGCTAACCGGAACCAAAGAGGGCTGCTCGGTCGGAGAATGCGGCGCCTGCACGATTATTATGAACGGAAAATCCCTGTGCTCCTGCCTGCTGCTGGCGGCACAGTGTGACGGCGCGGAAATCACCACCATCGAAGCGCTGCAGTTTGACGAGCCGGGACGAAAATTACAGCAGGCGTTTGTCCGTCACGGCGGTGTGCAATGTGGTTTCTGCACGCCTGGCGTGCTGATGAGTACCAAAGCCCTGTTGGATAACCATCCACAACCGGATGACAGCCAGATAGCGGAAGCGCTGGAAGGCAATCTTTGCCGCTGCACGGGCTATCACCCCATCATTACCTCAATCAAAGCGGTACTGAAGGAGCGTTGA
- a CDS encoding FAD-dependent oxidoreductase, whose product MNRFVIANPGECIGCHVCEVACALSHNEQLWPSERSEFRPRIHLVAAGEAIVPLTCRQCNNAPCVASCPCDALVAEQGFIHLREEKCIGCKNCLLACPFGAIEQAASPERMMKCDLCQQSSSGQPACVSECPAQALQLMDEAALSRLHQHRQRASAGSESRSAAGQGQKLLDKPPRIGARKCPADERKQHFKEIYAGLNASQAGYETERCIHCSRKAWCNWTCPLHNAIPDFIQLAQEGRITEAAELSHQTSSLPEICGRVCPQDRLCEGACTLNGHSGAVTIGNIERYITDQALAQGWRPDMQGVQPRAERVAVIGAGPAGLGCADILIRQGVSVDVYDRHPEIGGLLTFGIPSFKLDKQLLTTRRAIFSEMGIRFHLNREIGRDIAFADLLEGYDAVFLGVGTYGLMQAGLEHEEAPGVMQALPYLIANTRRVMGLEDDPKQPFISFRDKKVVVLGGGDTAMDCLRTAVRQQAKQVICAYRRDEKSMPGSKKEVTNAREEGAEFMFNLQPQFIELDEQGRFSGIGMIRTVPGAPGSDGRRRPQPLAGSEFVLKADALVMAFGFQAHEMPWLAGQGIRFDRWGLIKTGEKGRSTQTHNGKVFAAGDAVHGADLVVTAMAAGRRSAGEMIEMFNEQIRLREQAS is encoded by the coding sequence ATGAATCGGTTTGTCATTGCTAACCCGGGTGAATGTATAGGCTGCCATGTCTGCGAGGTGGCCTGTGCACTGTCGCATAATGAGCAGCTCTGGCCCTCAGAACGCAGCGAGTTCAGGCCGCGTATTCACCTTGTCGCCGCGGGGGAAGCCATAGTCCCGCTTACCTGCCGTCAATGTAATAACGCTCCCTGCGTCGCCAGTTGTCCCTGTGATGCGCTGGTGGCCGAACAGGGATTTATACATCTGCGGGAAGAGAAATGCATCGGCTGTAAAAACTGTCTGCTGGCCTGTCCTTTCGGTGCGATTGAGCAGGCGGCATCCCCAGAGCGGATGATGAAATGCGACCTTTGTCAGCAAAGCTCGTCTGGTCAGCCAGCCTGCGTCAGTGAGTGCCCTGCTCAGGCATTGCAGCTGATGGATGAGGCGGCGCTGTCCAGACTTCATCAGCATCGCCAGCGCGCAAGTGCGGGCAGTGAATCCCGCTCAGCAGCCGGGCAGGGACAGAAACTGCTGGATAAGCCTCCCAGGATCGGCGCACGCAAATGCCCGGCCGATGAGCGAAAACAGCACTTTAAGGAGATTTATGCCGGACTGAACGCGTCACAGGCCGGCTATGAAACAGAACGCTGTATTCACTGTTCCCGCAAAGCCTGGTGTAACTGGACATGCCCGCTTCATAACGCCATTCCCGATTTTATTCAGCTCGCGCAGGAGGGGCGGATTACGGAAGCGGCGGAGCTTTCCCACCAGACCAGCAGCCTGCCTGAAATCTGCGGGCGCGTGTGCCCCCAGGATCGCCTTTGTGAAGGCGCCTGCACGCTGAATGGTCATTCTGGCGCAGTCACCATAGGAAACATCGAGCGTTATATCACCGATCAGGCGCTTGCTCAGGGATGGCGTCCGGACATGCAGGGGGTACAGCCCCGTGCGGAAAGGGTAGCTGTTATCGGCGCCGGGCCGGCGGGACTGGGGTGTGCCGATATTCTGATACGCCAGGGCGTTAGCGTGGATGTTTACGATCGTCACCCTGAAATCGGCGGCCTTCTGACTTTCGGCATTCCCTCTTTCAAACTGGATAAACAACTGCTGACCACCCGCAGGGCCATTTTCAGTGAGATGGGTATCCGTTTTCATCTCAACCGCGAAATAGGCCGTGACATCGCCTTTGCCGATTTACTGGAAGGGTATGACGCGGTGTTCCTGGGCGTGGGCACTTATGGCCTGATGCAGGCCGGGCTGGAGCATGAAGAGGCTCCCGGCGTTATGCAGGCGCTGCCTTACCTGATCGCCAACACGCGCCGGGTAATGGGGCTGGAGGATGATCCAAAACAACCCTTTATCTCCTTCAGGGATAAAAAAGTGGTGGTGCTGGGTGGCGGAGATACGGCGATGGATTGCCTGAGAACTGCCGTCCGTCAGCAGGCAAAACAGGTGATTTGCGCCTACCGGCGGGATGAAAAAAGCATGCCTGGCTCGAAAAAGGAAGTGACTAACGCCCGTGAGGAAGGCGCGGAATTTATGTTCAACCTTCAGCCGCAGTTTATCGAACTTGATGAGCAAGGCCGGTTCAGCGGCATCGGAATGATCCGCACTGTACCAGGCGCGCCGGGAAGTGATGGCCGACGACGGCCGCAACCGCTGGCTGGCTCGGAATTTGTGCTGAAGGCGGATGCGCTGGTCATGGCCTTTGGCTTTCAGGCCCATGAGATGCCCTGGCTTGCCGGGCAGGGTATCCGCTTCGATCGCTGGGGGTTGATTAAAACCGGAGAGAAAGGCAGGTCGACCCAGACCCACAACGGCAAAGTCTTCGCCGCCGGAGATGCTGTACATGGCGCCGATCTGGTGGTTACGGCGATGGCAGCAGGACGCCGCAGCGCCGGAGAGATGATTGAGATGTTTAATGAGCAAATCAGGCTCAGGGAGCAGGCATCATGA
- a CDS encoding 4Fe-4S dicluster domain-containing protein produces the protein MSNMIVASAEKCIGCHTCEVACAVIHAGTIAVGAEHYFPRLKVVKQGAVSVPVMCRQCENAPCVAACPVAALQKGEHSVEMIPLRCIDCKSCMVACPFGAIEIVSQSDEARHSIPLIRKCDLCAGHEEGPVCIAVCPTDALLLLTPGDLSLQQQKRQQQVAIESLAGGQLLHKEWING, from the coding sequence ATGAGCAATATGATTGTGGCTTCAGCCGAAAAATGCATCGGCTGTCATACCTGTGAAGTGGCTTGTGCTGTGATTCATGCAGGAACGATTGCAGTAGGAGCGGAGCACTATTTTCCAAGGCTGAAGGTGGTTAAGCAGGGCGCAGTCAGCGTCCCTGTGATGTGCCGACAGTGTGAAAACGCCCCCTGTGTTGCTGCCTGCCCGGTGGCGGCTCTGCAAAAAGGGGAGCACTCAGTAGAGATGATCCCCCTGCGTTGCATCGACTGCAAAAGCTGCATGGTTGCCTGCCCTTTTGGCGCTATTGAGATTGTCAGCCAGTCCGATGAAGCCCGGCACAGCATCCCGTTAATCAGAAAATGCGACCTGTGTGCCGGGCATGAAGAGGGACCGGTTTGTATCGCCGTGTGCCCGACCGACGCACTTCTCCTTCTCACGCCAGGCGACCTCAGTCTTCAGCAGCAAAAACGACAGCAACAGGTGGCGATTGAGAGCCTGGCGGGTGGCCAGCTTTTACACAAGGAGTGGATCAATGGATAA